In the Leptospira limi genome, one interval contains:
- a CDS encoding DUF4349 domain-containing protein, protein MKPNSISIFYSSFLLTLLLLHIQCSSASRSEREYASRITGDEYEESKASPGVSSSPKPESKPQENKSQKRMMIYTVVVNLQSKEIEPKVLEIIKLAESFGGYALQYSSQGTIQLKIPQENLKNFLSSLKKESHNYSEDVSAKDVTEDYLDTEIRLENAQKMRTRLLEILKTAKTLEETLKVEAELNKVSESIERWEGKLKYLSQAVQLSTVTVHVRQKWEPVVQKEYQPGPIGYPFYWLYLGLGKVKDGFIWLFIQEIPKEK, encoded by the coding sequence ATGAAACCAAACTCGATTTCAATTTTTTATTCTTCCTTCCTTCTCACCTTACTACTCTTACACATCCAATGTTCTAGTGCGAGTCGCAGCGAACGAGAATATGCCTCGCGGATTACGGGAGATGAATACGAGGAATCCAAAGCCTCACCAGGTGTTTCTTCCTCTCCAAAACCTGAAAGCAAACCACAAGAAAACAAATCCCAAAAAAGGATGATGATCTATACTGTTGTTGTGAATTTACAATCAAAGGAAATTGAACCAAAAGTATTAGAAATCATCAAATTGGCAGAATCGTTTGGAGGATATGCACTCCAATACAGTTCCCAAGGTACCATCCAGTTAAAAATCCCGCAGGAAAATCTAAAAAACTTTCTCAGCAGTTTAAAAAAGGAATCACATAATTATTCTGAAGATGTTTCTGCCAAAGATGTTACAGAAGATTATTTGGATACAGAGATACGATTAGAAAATGCACAGAAGATGCGGACTCGGTTATTAGAAATTTTAAAGACTGCCAAAACTTTGGAAGAAACATTAAAAGTAGAAGCCGAACTGAATAAAGTATCTGAATCCATAGAACGTTGGGAAGGAAAACTTAAATATTTATCCCAAGCAGTCCAACTCTCCACTGTTACCGTTCATGTAAGGCAAAAATGGGAACCAGTTGTTCAAAAAGAATACCAACCCGGACCAATTGGATATCCTTTCTATTGGTTATACTTGGGACTTGGCAAAGTAAAAGATGGATTCATCTGGTTATTCATCCAAGAAATTCCAAAAGAAAAATAA
- a CDS encoding N-acyl-D-amino-acid deacylase family protein, producing the protein MAETLIKQARIFDGSTNPSFIGDVRIKDGIVETISKTELSAKPGETVIDAKGQWLTPGFIDFHTHYDAEIEMAPDLSESVRHGITTISLGSCSLSLAVGDPTDLADMFSRVEAIPRKNVLSILESKKNWNSAIEYKKHLNDLPLGPNVTSFAGHSAIRAHVMGLERSLTKGEKPTKQELDKMNQHLEEALDAGFMGLSINTLVWDKMDGSRFRSRPLPSTFASWSEYEFLNKTLRKRGKIFQGVPNVSTKINVLMFLKEAFGIFRKPLKTTIISLMDVKFDPGLYKLLGVIGRITNKLFRSDFRFQALPEPFDLYADGMDVVVFEEFAAGAKANHIEDELERKTLMKDPNYRSWFKRQWTNWFLPRVFHRNFRETKIVDAPDKSLIGKSIDDVAKERGVHSVTAFLDLVAEHGNKVRWYTVMANHRKEPLQKIVSYPDILIGFSDAGAHLRGMAHYNFPLRMLKLVRDAELENKPFMSIERAVHRLTGEIGDWFGIDAGYIKEGKRADLVLIDPNKLDDSLAKDVEAPMPFMEDFKRWVRRNDETIKKVFINGKLAVDGGKPVAGLGKERGYGRFLESQIGV; encoded by the coding sequence TTTATTGGAGATGTGCGGATCAAAGACGGAATTGTGGAGACGATTTCTAAAACTGAATTGAGTGCAAAACCAGGAGAAACAGTCATTGATGCAAAAGGCCAATGGCTCACTCCAGGTTTTATCGATTTTCATACTCATTATGATGCTGAAATTGAAATGGCTCCAGATCTTTCTGAATCTGTAAGACATGGAATTACAACGATTTCTCTTGGAAGTTGTTCATTGAGTTTGGCAGTGGGAGATCCAACAGACCTTGCTGATATGTTTAGCCGTGTAGAAGCAATCCCTAGAAAAAATGTATTATCGATATTAGAGAGTAAAAAAAATTGGAACTCTGCCATTGAATACAAAAAACATTTAAACGATCTTCCTTTAGGACCCAATGTAACATCCTTTGCAGGTCACTCAGCAATCCGTGCTCATGTCATGGGACTAGAAAGATCTTTAACAAAAGGAGAGAAACCAACCAAACAAGAGTTAGATAAAATGAACCAACACTTAGAAGAAGCATTGGATGCTGGTTTTATGGGTTTATCGATTAATACACTTGTTTGGGATAAAATGGATGGTTCCCGGTTTCGTTCAAGACCACTACCTTCAACGTTTGCTAGTTGGAGTGAATACGAATTTTTAAATAAAACTCTTAGGAAACGAGGAAAAATTTTCCAAGGGGTTCCAAACGTTTCCACCAAAATCAATGTTTTGATGTTTTTAAAAGAAGCATTTGGTATTTTTAGAAAACCACTAAAAACAACCATCATCTCCCTAATGGATGTAAAATTTGATCCAGGTTTGTATAAATTATTAGGAGTGATTGGAAGGATTACAAATAAACTTTTCCGATCTGACTTTCGATTCCAAGCTCTTCCTGAACCATTTGATCTGTATGCCGATGGGATGGATGTGGTTGTGTTTGAAGAGTTTGCAGCTGGTGCAAAAGCAAACCATATTGAAGATGAATTGGAACGTAAAACACTAATGAAGGATCCAAACTATCGATCTTGGTTTAAAAGACAATGGACAAATTGGTTTTTACCTCGAGTGTTCCATAGAAACTTTAGAGAAACAAAAATTGTTGATGCACCAGACAAATCCCTTATCGGTAAATCAATCGATGATGTAGCGAAAGAAAGAGGTGTCCATTCTGTGACAGCATTTTTAGATTTAGTCGCTGAACATGGAAACAAAGTTAGGTGGTATACTGTCATGGCTAACCATAGAAAGGAACCACTCCAAAAAATAGTTTCCTATCCAGACATTCTCATCGGATTTTCAGATGCTGGTGCTCACCTTCGTGGAATGGCACATTATAACTTTCCTCTTCGTATGTTAAAACTAGTAAGAGATGCTGAATTGGAAAACAAACCATTTATGAGTATAGAAAGAGCTGTTCATAGACTTACTGGTGAAATTGGTGATTGGTTTGGAATTGATGCAGGTTATATCAAAGAAGGAAAACGTGCTGACCTCGTCCTCATTGATCCAAACAAATTGGACGACTCTTTAGCGAAAGACGTTGAGGCTCCGATGCCGTTTATGGAGGATTTTAAACGATGGGTTCGTCGTAACGATGAAACTATCAAAAAAGTATTCATCAATGGAAAACTGGCAGTGGATGGTGGTAAACCCGTCGCTGGACTAGGAAAAGAACGAGGGTATGGTCGCTTTTTAGAATCACAAATCGGCGTTTAA